The following coding sequences are from one Archocentrus centrarchus isolate MPI-CPG fArcCen1 chromosome 4, fArcCen1, whole genome shotgun sequence window:
- the LOC115778488 gene encoding uncharacterized protein K02A2.6-like yields MEIDSTVKPVQLPKRRVPVALMKPLKEELQNLQQRGIITPVECSTEWISAMVVVQKQNGKPRVCIDPKPLNKALRRSHFPLPTIEDILPDLSKAKVFTVCDVKSGFWHVQLEEESSYVTTFATPFGRYRWLRMPMGISTAPEIFQRKLMQALDNMPGLYIIADDILITGQGETEEEAEQDHDRKLKQFLDRCREKNIKLNADKFRLKQKETTYIGHRLTAEGLKPDPEKVRAVEQMPAPTDVKAVQRLIGMANYLTKFCPHLSDHCKVLRDLTHKDSEWTWNAEQEEAFLNLKKTITNAPVLKYYNPEEELTLQSDASDTGLGAALMQMGKPVAFASRALTKTEQGYAQIEKEFLAMVFGLEKFHQYTYGHKVTVQSDHKPLETIVRKPLLSAPKRLQGMMLRIQKYDTEVLYVPGRDLVLADTLSRAYPLEDVPVEAELETVNMVQHLPISADRLQEIKTATEQDKTLQLLINTMTWGWPKNKLHVPSEIRPYFSFQEELSHQHGIVFRGERAVIPDAMRTEITSRIHASHLGVEGCLRRARECVYWLGMNEQIKQYIAKCDICRSMDDKQQKETLIPHEVPNRPWAKVGTDLFMFDNRDYLITVDYFSNFWEIDYLADTKSTTVIKKLKAHFARQGIPDIVISDNGPQYVSQEFKKFSQLWGFQHKTSSPGYPQSNGKAESAVKTAKRLLHKAKAAGQDPYLSLLDHRNTPSLGLNTSPAQRLLSRRTKTLLPMKSSLLKPRVVQVQQELMNRQTHPSTYYNRSAKDLPVLKSGDSVRIQPFPPQTVWRCGKVLSRIDERSYEIQLQSGSVIRRNRRHLRLVPERAVRDPVDVDINFPIQAEVTGQGQAGSVHPPHRVLDHTPKDIGSGETTVTTRAGRTVKMPQHYKDYVLSHR; encoded by the coding sequence TAAGGCGTAGTCACTTTCCACTGCCAACTATTGAGGACATTCTACCAGACCTGTCGAAAGCTAAAGTGTTCACAGTGTGCGACGTCAAGAGTGGATTTTGGCATgtacagctggaggaggagtcCAGCTATGTGACGACGTTTGCCACTCCATTTGGTCGGTATAGATGGCTGAGGATGCCAATGGGGATAAGTACAGCCCCAGAAATCTTTCAGAGAAAACTGATGCAAGCACTAGACAATATGCCTGGACTGTACATCATAGCGGATGACATTCTGATCACAGGGCAGGGAGAGACGGAAGAGGAGGCAGAGCAAGATCACGACAGAAAATTGAAGCAGTTTTTGGACAGATGcagagaaaagaatataaaactgaatgcagacaaGTTCAGATTGAAGCAGAAGGAGACTACATACATCGGACACCGCCTGACTGCTGAGGGCCTCAAACCAGACCCAGAAAAGGTGCGTGCTGTTGAGCAGATGCCAGCGCCGACAGATGTGAAAGCAGTGCAAAGACTGATAGGTATGGCTAATTACTTAACCAAGTTTTGCCCTCACCTGTCAGATCACTGTAAAGTGTTAAGAGACTTGACACACAAGGATAGTGAGTGGACGTGGAATGCAGAACAAGAGGAGGCGTTCCTTAATCTAAAAAAGACAATAACAAATGCCCCTGTGTTAAAGTACTATAACCCAGAAGAAGAGCTGACATTGCAGAGTGACGCATCAGACACAGGATTAGGTGCAGCACTGATGCAAATGGGCAAGCCAGTTGCTTTTGCTAGTAGAGcactaacaaaaacagaacaaggaTATGCACAGATAGAAAAGGAGTTTCTGGCAATGGTCTTTGGCCTGGAGAAATTTCATCAGTACACATATGGCCACAAAGTGACTGTTCAGAGCGATCACAAGCCATTAGAAACCATAGTGCGAAAACCATTGCTGAGTGCTCCCAAAAGGCTGCAGGGTATGATGCTGCGCATACAGAAATATGATACAGAAGTCTTGTATGTGCCAGGAAGGGATTTAGTGCTAGCAGACACCCTTAGCAGAGCCTATCCTCTGGAGGACGTACCTGTGGAGGCTGAGCTAGAAACAGTTAACATGGTACAACATCTACCGATCTCAGCAGACAGACTACAGGAGATAAAGACAGCCACAGAACAGgataaaacactgcagcttcTCATCAACACAATGACATGGGGATGGCCAAAGAACAAGCTGCATGTGCCAAGTGaaatcaggccttatttttCATTCCAAGAGGAACTCAGTCACCAGCATGGGATAGTCTTCAGAGGGGAGCGTGCAGTTATACCAGATGCCATGAGAACCGAAATCACCAGCCGTATACATGCATCGCACCTGGGTGTCGAAGGATGTCTTAGAAGGGCAAGAGAGTGCGTTTACTGGCTAGGCATGAATGAGCAGATTAAACAGTACATAGCGAAGTGTGACATTTGCCGGTCCATGGATGACAAACAGCAAAAGGAAACACTAATACCACACGAAGTGCCAAACAGGCCATGGGCTAAGGTGGGCACAGACCTGTTTATGTTTGACAACAGGGATTACCTCATCACAGTGGATTATTTCTCAAATTTCTGGGAAATAGATTACTTGGCCGACACAAAATCAACCACGGTGATAAAGAAACTTAAGGCTCATTTCGCCCGTCAAGGTATACCAGATATAGTGATTTCAGACAATGGCCCACAATATGTGTCACAAGAATTCAAAAAGTTTAGCCAACTGTGGGGATTTCAACATAAGACCTCATCTCCAGGTTATCCCCAGAGCAACGGCaaagcagaatcagctgttaagaCAGCAAAACGACTTCTGCACAAAGCCAAAGCCGCAGGACAGGACCCCTATCTTTCCTTGCTGGACCACCGTAACACACCGTCGCTGGGCCTGAACACCAGTCCAGCACAAAGACTGCTCAGTCGGCGCACCAAAACATTGCTACCAATGAAAAGTAGCTTGCTGAAACCAAGGGTTGTTCAAGTTCAACAGGAACTGATGAACAGGCAAACACATCCAAGCACCTACTACAACCGCTCAGCCAAGGATCTGCCTGTGCTTAAAAGTGGGGACTCAGTGAGGATACAGCCGTTCCCACCACAGACCGTCTGGAGATGCGGCAAGGTGCTGTCGCGGATCGATGAAAGGTCCTATGAGATACAACTGCAATCTGGGAGTGTCATCAGGAGAAACCGCAGACACCTCAGACTGGTTCCGGAAAGGGCAGTCAGGGACCCCGTTGATGTGGACATCAACTTCCCAATTCAGGCAGAGGTTACAGGACAGGGTCAGGCAGGGTCTGTCCATCCTCCGCACAGGGTTTTAGACCACACACCAAAGGACATTGGTAGCGGAGAGACCACTGTCACAACCAGAGCAGGTCGCACAGTCAAGATGCCACAACACTATAAGGACTATGTCCTGTCACACAGATAA